The genomic window AGCATTGACTTATGAGATGGCCGCCGCTTACCCCGATAAGTCattaattatccagataagtggcagcagctgctgGCACTTACCCaaagagttctttttttttttttaaacttatttttacttttctactatttttctcatagcactggaaacttaactccagccctgacccaggagttaagtttccagtgctaaaaaagTGCACCGGctagatgcagtctctctgcaacAGGAAGTACTGCTTAATGTCCTCATTTGCATGGAATGAatattttctgcacacaaaactcCAGATAAATACTGACTATCTGGTGGCTGCTGttggagaaaagaagagaaagcatgcctttcattgcaaaaaaataaaacacataggAGTAAAAATGAAAGACTTTAGTTGATCTAACAGGAAAGTTGACTTTTTGAAGCATCTAGCTAGTGTTGCTGCTTTATTTCCTGTTCAAACTAATTAGGGGATTACTGTAAGGTGCTGTTGGCATATACTCTAGAAGGCCTTCTTTGAATTCTTGTCTATAGATCTGCAAGTACAAATTTCACCTTGTCTTAATAGCCTCTTGCTGAACTGTAAATGCAGTGTGTCACTGCATATGATCCACTATCACTAACACTGTACTAGCAAAAACACAGCTTGGAAGCAAAGCATGTAGGAAATCAGTCAATGGATACTTAAGATGTATTCTCTTTGTTCCACCGATTGTGCTCCATCAGTTACCACGCTCTCAAGCTTCTAGCCACTAGTCTCATGCAGGCCTCTCAGGAATAGGAATTGATATACCTAACTCACTTTCCCCttagtggtgtagccagaactgattttttgggtgggccatAGGTATATAGGTCTGAACCCTACTGGTTGTACTCTTACTGAAAAtaaagagtacaactagtagggcttgGCATGCATTCttcaatggatttctaagtagtctgatGCAAGACCGCCACGAGGAAGGGCTCCTGCGGTGGTCTAGCAGACCCTCTCCTTTACCACCATAGGGATGGGATTCTGTGGTGGCTCTCTCCCTTCTTCAGCTGCAGTGGGAACAGGATCTGCGATGGCCATTCTTCAGGCCTCTTCCAGTATTGGTGAACCCATCCAGGCCCATCTGTGGCTAAGCCTGAGCTATGTTTGTAGTTATTGGGGATGGGGGAGTTACAGCAGTTGTGCAGTAATTAACCATACCAGactgctctctcctgctgcttCTCATTTAAGGGGGACCTCTTGACATCACGTCATTGGGCCATTTTAACTCCCTGCAGTTAAAATGAAGAATGAATTTCTCCATCTGCCACTGGCAAGAAGAAACTCTATGCGTTCTTCTTGCACGTAGGAGTTTAGTCAAAATAAGAATTCTCATGTCTGATCAGAAAAATAATTACTAAATAAACCCCTTGGTTCTGACAGCTCTATGCAATGTGCAAGTCTTTTATGGTGAAAAACTGTACATTCTAATATTGACACAATTAATAACTTCTGTATACTGAAGAGAACGGGGAAAGCACTACTAATCTGCAATCATACCTGTCGGCCTTCCAGCTCAATCTGGAAGTTTTTTGCTGACTCCTGCGTCACTCGACCTCCAAAGTCCAACTGATATACTTGGGTTGCCTCATTCCACAGTGGCTGTTTATTAGCCATCACGTACACAAACCCTTGATTTCCCAGCCTTCCATCCTCCTTCTCATTGGCTTTCCGACACCTGAACTCATCCAGCTCACTGGCTGTCCTTAGATTTCTTTTGGTCTTCCATCCCTTCTTACCACTCTGACTCTGGTTCATCAGTTCATCCCCACTGATGAAAAGCTCTGGCTCGCTCTCTGAACTGTCTTGGAACTCATTGGTCTTGTTCAGCTTCTTGACTTTCAGCTGGTCCTTCTGGTTCTTcacctttttcttttcccttcccagtctggggctggagatgagAGAGTTGAAGTCACTTAAGGTCCTTGCCTCTTTTTTCACTTTGCCCTCAGTGATGGCTTGAACATTACCCTCCTCTGCTCGGCTATCCAACCGCTTACGGTTTTTCTTTACAAGCTTGTCTGCCCGCTGAGGTATGGGGCTTTCTGTCAGGGACAGGACTTCCTGGAAATTGTCTGCTGTCTCTACCATTACCTCTGTGCCCACCTGACTTTGGGGCTCTGCTGGAGGTGGAGGCATAAAAGGTTTCTCCACTGCTAAATGTGGCTTTGGGGGCACAGTGCCTTGGGTGCCCTGCATAGGTGGACATGCATTGTAGGAATTCCATGGGTGCAAGGCTATTTGTGGCAGTTGCAAACTGGCACAAGTGCTGCTTCCTGGATACATAGGTGGCAATGGGCAACAGGAGAGGTTAGATGGGTAGCCTGGCTGGAGCACAACTGTTGGCTCCTGTTGTGTAAACTGGGTTGGGGCTAAAGCTTCTTTGGGGGAGTAAGGGGTCTGCACTGTCTGGACAGGAGGGATGCTGTAGCTTCCTGGATACGGAAGTCCATAGCTCACCTGGAAAGTGGCAGTGGGACTGGCTGGTGATTTGGGGGAAACAAATGGCACACGAGTTATGTCCAGATGCTGGGTTTGACTAAGCATAAGAGGAGGCGGCGGCAGCAGTGGCTTGTGAGGGTTGGGCATTGAATTTTGAGCTGTCCTTTCCTGAGGAACCCAGATCTCTTCATTCACCACAGGGTCCCACTGGTATGGAGGTGGGCGTTTCACACCCATGCTGGCCTCGGTGAGAGAGATGTGTCTCAATAGTTTCTCTGTGTGAGTATGATGGGAAATTGTTTCATCCTCTGTAAAGGCAGAATTGACATAATCTGTCCGGTCTCTGCAGCTGTCCGCAGGGCTCAGCAAATTGTACGAGGACTGACAGGCCAAAGGGGAAGTACTAGCAGAGTGTACAATGATGGTGCTGTGCTGTGAGCTGTTCCCTGCAGGTACCTCGGATCTAACGTTGCTAACACTGGATGTGGCGGAAGTACTGAcaccattgctgctgctgctacattgGCTGCAGGTATACAAAGCTGTGGGCACCCTTTGCTGGTATTGTGCTGCCACCACATTGCTCTTGGGTTTTGGTGGATGTTGCAAAGTGGCCCTCTGGTTGTCCATCAGCTGAGCCATTTTGAGAGCCGCCTCCCGACTGTTTCTCCGCAGGGTAGCATGAATGATACTGCTGTCCAGTCGTTGTGCAGCACCTCGGACTTGGGACAAATTGTTGGCAATCTCAGGGTAGGGTGGCGGGTCCCCGGTGGGTATGGAGTACCGAGGGATAGTGAGTCTGTTCAGTGTGGCGCTGGTGCAGGGCTGCTGGATTTTCTTTTCTGTACCAGAAACCCGGAGTgtggcagagctgccaggaccCGGCAGGGTGTATTTTTTCTGAGCACGTACTGCCTGAGTTCGCGGCCGGCACACCTCTTCCACATTCCCACTGCTGTCAAATGTTGTTATCCTTTCATAGCCTAGAGGAGTCTGGTAATGCCCCACTGAGAAAAGGGTGAAATCTCCCTTTTTCAGGCACAGGTCCAGAGGTGGCTGTGGAAgcggaggaggtggaggagcagAAGTAGGGGGAGCTGGTATGGTCCCAGGGTACGGAGGGGGCGGGTTCATCTTGCTCATCTGTATGTCCGGGGCAGCACCAAAAACCACAGCATCGCCTTCTGCGAACTGCTGCACCTGCCGTAATGTTTTTGTCTTTTGCAACTGCTCATGGTCCCTTTCTAGGTGATCCAACACTGGCATCTGGGCTGcactctggggctggtgggacAAGAGAGGTGGTGCCTGGATCACACGTCCCATTTCTACTCCCCCAAAAATGACCTGCCCTGGGTTTGAGTACCGACTGGGGACTGGAAACTGCATGGCGCTGTCCCCAGCGTGGTCTGTGGGTCCTCCGGGCACAGACTGATTAGTCAGAACATCCAGCTGCACATTCTGAGtggccaacaaggactgaacgaGGCCCATGCTCTGAGTGGGCGACATAGCTTGGGCTGAGCTGTGAATTGGAGCGATGGGAATGTTTACAGTGCAAGGAGGGTTGTTGTCCGGAACTCCAGATGCTCCTGTTACTGCAACAGAATAATAAGAATTCAGAAATTACAAATTCACTTAccataatataaaataatgttTATAGCTTCCTCaatattttctgttaaaaaaatTATCATTGACAAAAATCTGAATCTTGCATCAGAAGAAAACAAGTAGCACACAGGAAGTCTTACTTTAATAGGGTGCATCTTATCGGCATAAACGAGCACTTCTGCAGACATGATAGCAACTTCTTCAAATATTCAGAAGAATGAAATCTGATCTACACCTATATGACAACATATGGTTTTCTAAGGGGAATAGAATAGAGTGGCAGAAGCCGCTTAAcccaatggagagagagagagagagaccacatcaGCAAATGCAGCACTAAATTAAATCTTTTAGGAGATACATTTCAGAAAATCGGCAAACAGAGAAAGCATATAGGTTTCCCTCTATTTTTTTAATAAGCGCTTCAATTTCCAATTGAATTTAGGTCAGGCATCTGTGGAGGTACCTTCATGTCCTActgcaaagaaagagaaatgGTTGTGTAACATTGCTATCCTCTCTCTCCACTACCATTTCCTCCCCTTCTTTGTACTTCTACAGTCTCCTTTCTAGGCACAAACCCCATCTTGTTCAGCAGGCAGCTTCTTCCAGAGGATATTCTAAACACCATTCCCTGGAGGAGGCACAGCATGGGCAGAAGGAGGCCAAACCTCACACACATTGTTGGGTACTTATAACAACTTGCACTGCAAAACAAATACTATACCAGACTCGTCTGTTGCCACAGTGCGGTTACATAGCACAACACAGCAGGGTTTATGCCAATTTATTTTATTCCCCGCCCCCATCAACCACCACGCACACCATTACTCTCTGAGCTGGGAAAATACAGCACCATCAGATTTTGGGCCAATCCACCAAAATGGCGGTAACTCACAGAACTGCACTGGATCCCAATGGCGGGTATGGGGGTGCAGATTAGGATAAAGGGGGGGTGGGAATGGCCTCACCAGGTAAATCATCTTCATCTTCACTGAACACATTTGGATTGAAGACTGGCAAATTAATGTAATCCATGGAGATCTTGCGCACCTCCGGGAGATAGATGGTCATTTGCCTGGGTTGTAGATGCAGCAAGCTGGTTTTATAGATCACTAGAAAACAGAAAGTGGTGCTCACTGTAAACGGGCCATGATGGGGCAGAaggcaaaacaaaatataaaggcAGGGACTACGCACATTAAATACAGGTTAAATGGTGTTTTAGAATATTGACTACTGAATGCCCACAAATTAAGTGCTTTATTAAAAAAGCAAGATGAATAATTGTTTTCTACAGTGAGATGTAAGAGGTCTCACACAGAGGTGTTAACTAAAGCCAGAAGGCAGTATATTTAGGAGAATGTCTCCAGATATCAACTTGGGAGATGAATTATTCTGAACTAACTGGAGGGAATGTGCTTTGCTAATTGTGGAACTGCATGTCCTGACTGTGTAGAGCTGTTCAGAAATGGAAATAAATGTTAACGAACACAAATATAAgcagataccttttttttttttttaaattggactaactttatatatttcttatagaaacctagaaatgacggcagaagaagaccaatcggcccatccagtctgcccagcaagcttcacgcttcttttttctctcatacttatctgtttctcttggctcttagtaacctttggttctatttcccttccacccccaccattaatgtagagagcagtgatggactAGCTTTAAGGTGTTAACACTCTCCTTTCCTTGGGTCTGAACAGAAAGTTATTTCCATGTATTTCAGTGGACTAACACGGCAGCCACACTGCTTTACCCACTGACTGCACAGGAAACTGAATGAGAGGGCGGTCTCCCTCCTGTCTGTCTGGGGTTAGAGCTCAGAAGCGAGTCTGGCCCAAAGCTTCCTAGCAtgacggaggaggaggaggaggaggagcggaGCTTCTGTGTATAAAGGATCATTATACTGAGGTGTTAAAAGGCATGATGATGGGGGACCAGACTCGTTGCGCTTTCCTAGGGTTACAAACTGGCCAGAGAGCAGGccaagccaagccgcacattttactttcagaaattagcgccgacccaaaggtaggcgctaatttctctgggcaccgggtaagtgcacagaaaagcaataaaaactgcttttctgtacaccctctgacttaatatcatggcgatattaagttggaggtcccgaaagtaaaaaaaaaaaataaaaaataaataaaaattaaaatcagcccgaAGCTTGAAACCCGGacccaattttgccggcgtccggtttccgaacccgtggctgtcagcgggctcgagaaccgacgccggcaaaattgagcgtcggctgtcaaacccgctgacagccgccgctccggtcaaaaaaaaaagaggcgctagtgtccctaacacctctttttaccgtgggccctcgtTTGAATGCtaaatcgcatgcacaggagagtggcctgtgtgcgcgccgggagagtgggcacttgccgctctcccgcgacttttactgtatcggccgatATGCGAGTACTTGCATTTCCTTCTAGGACTTTTAGATATTAACTGTACTTGCAGCTTGCCAGAGAAATCCATCTGCCGGTTCTCCAAGAGCCATATTTGGAAGAGTCTTGCAAATCACCTTGAGCACAACTCAAATGGCATCATGCCCAATGCatagaccaggggtggccaaaCCTTTCATCCAGCAAAAGCCAAGGAAGCAGAATACACAGTAGCAAAGAGCCTCACAATTTCAACAGACTGGCGGCAGAGGAGTGGGGTATATGTGGCTCTCAATCCGCCAACTCTGTCCCCATccgtctctctctcaatccctccaTCCTCTCCCCACCAGTGTCTCATTTCCACCCTGTTTTCATGAGTCTCTTTCAATCCTCCCCTACTAGTCTCTCAATTTCCCCACTCGTCTTTCTCAACCCCATCCTGCCCATCTCGCAGTCTTTCCATCAGTCTCTCTATTAATTCCCCTACCCTGTTCCTACAGTCTCAATTCTTTcaccttgttcctgtctctgatTAGCATCTCTCTCTCCCGCCACCATGCTctgcccaatctctctctctcttatcctatcagtctctctctcaatcccctacTCTGTCCTTAGCAGTCTCTCATATAACATCCCTAACACCTACCCGAACAACACAGGCTCAGTGGCCCCATCACCGCCCTCCCCACCCCATATGCAcctctgcccagcaccagtatcTCCCTCTGCCCCTAcccccactttctctctcttctcttattTCACcccctcttactctctctctctctctgacccctCCCCTCCAGTGCCCTCCCTGGGCCTCTCGCATACACCCTCCACCCTTGCAGAAACCCTCCACCATCATGCCTCCCTCCACTTCCCCAACATCCATCTCTTTTGAAGTCACTCCCCCAGAAGCATTCACCTCCTCTTTCACTGCTCCCCTGTGTATGTTTCTcacacccttccccctcccagtcatCATCTCTGCCCCCCTTCCTTTTCTTCacctcttgctttctctctcctcctttccaccTTCACAACCTATGGCCCTCCATCACCAatcttcccctccacccccccccccccccttcatccccTCTGGCTCTTATACCCATGCCCTCATCACCTCTGCCCCACCCTGAcaccatttctgttttttcaccACCCCGGGCTTTCTTGCACAgatacctctccccccccccgccccctcagcTTTCCCTGTTCTCTTGAACCCCTATTAGCCGCACCCTGGCTCTCTCATGCCCCTACACTTCTCCTACATGTCCTGGCCCTCTCTCACCCAGGGTCTGGCCCCCTCACAATGTGTTGCAGAACAGGTGGCGGCGTAAACCTTGGGAAGGAATAAGGTGCCAGACAGTTCCGTTTGCATTGCTGACTTCAAGGAGATTGGGAGGGAAGCAATACTCACCCCTCCATCTCATCTCTCCCCCCTTGtactgtcccctccccccccccacccccaaactaaTCACAACATTCACTCCTTTTCAGGGCACTGTCCCCAGAAGCATTCACCCCCTCTTACACTgcttcccccaccaccccccccaaGTATTCATCAAGGATATCCTCCCCTTGCCACAAATCATTCTGCTCTGACTGGCGTCCTGCTATCAGCCGAGCCCCAAAGTCTTGGGAGCAGAGTGAGCTGCTGGGCTTGGGCAGTGTACACTCCATCCCCTTCCTCCAGAGAAGAGCCCTCTACTCCAGGCAGGAGAGTTGCGCTCAGGATGGGGAGGGCTGGGGCAGGGAGCAgacaggctctttttttttttttttgctatcctgttaattccagcctctcccctctcctccccctccattgCTGCTGCTTGCTGAAAGCAGGGAGGAGTAGAGCAGTGCCAAAAACCCAGAATATATATCAAATGAAAGTTAAAAAGTCAATACTGCAGCCCCCTCCGTCCTGTCTCTGCAGCAGCCATGTCAGGGGGGATTGGAGCAGAATGGCGCTTCTCTCTGCTCTACACACTCCTTGCTGCAGTCAGTGCTGCTCAGTAGGGCAAGAGCCACACTTTGCACAAGGAAGAGTGAGCcacaggttggccacccctggcataAACCAATCCTGTACAATTGTGTGCCCATGTGTGAAATAATTTTGGGACACTTGCCAAGAGAGCTGCTCTCCAGGgaacagaaaaatggaaaagttGCTGCttaaggaattaaaaaaacaacatatatatattttataaagggAGCGCACTGCTGCTTGCCACGTGGACTTTCAGAGAAAGGACACAAAGCACGGTAAACTTTTCTTTCAAAGGATAATCAGCAAAAACAGGACACCAAGCGACTGGATCTTGCCCTTTAAATATATTACTAACCCCCACCtgcttaaataaaacaaaaagaaaaatctgccgGTTTATGCTCTGTGCTATCTTGCACGCCTCGCTGGTGCTTTTCAGCTGAGTCACTCACTCGCTCGGCAGGGCAAAACCGGCCATGAAACCGAGAGCTCGCTCACGAAGGTGAGACGAGGGGACAGGGAGCGTGGGAGTTCACCCTGAGTCACTCTGACAAATCCAAaacagcagaataaaaaaaataaaagaggttaggacccgTTTCCTAAAGATCACCTGCCCTGTCCCTGCTAAAGGTGAAGGAGAATGTAAATAGGAAGGGGGGCAGGAAGCTCATTGCAGGGGAGCTGAGGgcggccctcctcctcctcctgcttgtgAAGCCTCCTTTAAAGTAGTCGGTGAAgtcttgttttgcttttttcgTCTCAGACTTTTAGAGAAACAGATGAGTAgtatttcatttcagttttacCTGCACCCAGATTAGCTGGTAGAAAAGCAGCCAGGCCTACAATCTTAAACTTGGTTCCCCAGATGTTGGAGGTGACCTGAGCGAGATAGTTCtgctgtaaaaacaaaaacagatttttctACTCAGCTTCCATTCTGCTATTATTAAACCTCTATGTATGAAACATTTCTAACAAGCAGGGCTAATACCGAGCCACGTGTACTTCACtaagaaaagaaaaccaaaacggAGATCTCACATCTTCCATGCGTTTCCTCCTCTGTGTACAGCTGCTGGCTATTTCGCAACCTTTCATGACAAGCACAGGCAcaaattgggttttgttttaaatctacgtATTTTGCAATTCatccctgcttttcctctctccACTTCCACAAAAGTGGGTTTATGACTTAAAGAAGCCTACAGCTCCCAGGATCACCATGAACCAGCCGACACgatcaaatacagaaaaatgcaGCTTAGCGCAGATATCAAAAGCCCTGCACACTCCCGCACCCCAAGGCAGCTGTCCCTGTGCTGCCTATCAGGCTGCTTCTAGCATTCACATATTTTATGGTTAATGGTTGCCTTTCCCAGCTATGATACGTATAAACACAAACAGGGCTTAAATTCTCATAAAATATTTCCCAGAGGCCTCCTCCCCTCTGGGCATGGGCAGAGGTGGGGGCGTGagactgccttgctgccttggaAGTGGAGGGATTCACTGGAAGATAAGCACAGCTAAGCCCCCCAAAGGCTGAAAATATTTGCTTGCTGTGCTGGCATGCCTTGAAAATATGTAGTGGCATTCTGCACTGGCATCTATAtgtacatacacacaaatacctGTATGCAGACATACATTATAGATGCATAAGCATgcacgtatacacacacacacgtccgaATTCCACGCAGTAATGCAGGAAggtctgttacacacacacacacacccacccatcctGATGAATGTTTTACATCATGGTTTGGGCTGCCTGTGCATGCTTATTTCTCCATCTGTAAGATGCCACTATTAtgccttttgttttatttaaaaaaaaaagttaaaaaacaaaacacaacacatTAAAGTATGTGTATACTTATGCACCATTAATGTGAGGTTTTAGGAACGTTAACAGAAGAAAACACTATGggctacattttaaaagccccattCGTACAAATCCctggagatatgcacgtggccgggccgtgcacgcaccgagcacattttaaaaaatggcctgGCCGCGTGCCTGTCTCCCGGGAAGCACAGAAGTGCCCGGCTGaccaaaaggggcggggtctgggcaggggccggccgggacagcagccattaggccctgtcccggggaaacgTGGGCCAGCgcatggaacttacttcatctcgtAAGAGGAAAGTaaattccaaaatttaaaaaaaaaaaaaaaaaaggaaaaagtaggAAGAAGGGTTTTAAgggctgggggaggagaggggaaaatggaggcagagaaggtagggggttagggaagtgcccttccagtccgctccttaattggagcagactgggagggaactgggaatgggcCCTTTGTGTCGCTgtgcgttttgttttgtttttttaaatcacccccccccccccacccaatgcgTGTGAGTCGCGACCCATCGgctcgtgttataaaatccgcacatctttaaaaatccacctttaagCCTTTACATAAAATGAGAAAGCAGCCACAGCAAAAGCCCTCCAGTGACGGAGGTTTCGGGGAGGAAGTAGCTACAGCCAGAAATGTCTATCCTGGGGCTCCCTTTTACTATGATGGAATAAAGAAAGTCCCTGTTTGCTTGTTTTGGGGAATAAGAGAAGGCTTTCACATTTCGGAAGCAGAATATGACGGCTGATAAACATCACAAGACCCACCTTCCATGCCTACTGCGATAATACCGACTCCTACTCAATCTCTGACTTtgccgcaaccaccaccatccTACCCATTAAAGATTCTCCCCGTCCACCCAGGTTCTCTTATATTGTTACTGTTTtcgctcccactgcctcctcaggGAAGCTGTTTTCTGTTAAGAAATGTTTTCTCAAGTTATCACGGAGTTTACCCCGCCTCACGCTTTATACCATGACTCCTTGGTCTAGAACTTCCTTTTTATTGAAAGCCTTTGCCTCTTGCTTAATCAGTTCCAGGCTGCAATACCACACGGATAGTTAGCCGCATGGGATccatctactatttgggatcctggcaggtgtgtgtgtgagagacctggattggcctttgctggaaacaggacactgggcttgatggacccttgctctgacccagtatagcaattcttatgctcttatgataaAAAGACACTCTTCACGCTCTGCAGTCACGTCCCCAGCTGTACCTGAGTGATGTCTTCCAAGGGAAACTCTCTGCGAGTCAGGCTGGGAGAACCAATAGACGTCTTCCTTATTGGCAATCGGGGTGATCGCGTTATGTCCTGGGCAGCTCGAGACAACTTTGGAGATTTTCTGGCTTCTATATT from Rhinatrema bivittatum chromosome 3, aRhiBiv1.1, whole genome shotgun sequence includes these protein-coding regions:
- the LOC115088411 gene encoding tubby-related protein 4-like isoform X1 codes for the protein MSICWGHRDSRLFLASGPALYVVRVEHRISSLQLLCQHTIASCLRDDREIGKLTMPPRLCSYLTTAFIATIKPPIPDPNNMRDFVSYPTAGNEGLHCTMKRTEDDPEVGGPCYTLYLEYLGGLVPILKGRRISKLRPEFVIMDPKTDGKTDEIYGSSLISTVIDSCNCSDSSDIELSDDWAAKKSPKLTRASKSPKLPRINIEARKSPKLSRAAQDITRSPRLPIRKTSIGSPSLTRREFPLEDITQQNYLAQVTSNIWGTKFKIVGLAAFLPANLGAVIYKTSLLHLQPRQMTIYLPEVRKISMDYINLPVFNPNVFSEDEDDLPVTGASGVPDNNPPCTVNIPIAPIHSSAQAMSPTQSMGLVQSLLATQNVQLDVLTNQSVPGGPTDHAGDSAMQFPVPSRYSNPGQVIFGGVEMGRVIQAPPLLSHQPQSAAQMPVLDHLERDHEQLQKTKTLRQVQQFAEGDAVVFGAAPDIQMSKMNPPPPYPGTIPAPPTSAPPPPPLPQPPLDLCLKKGDFTLFSVGHYQTPLGYERITTFDSSGNVEEVCRPRTQAVRAQKKYTLPGPGSSATLRVSGTEKKIQQPCTSATLNRLTIPRYSIPTGDPPPYPEIANNLSQVRGAAQRLDSSIIHATLRRNSREAALKMAQLMDNQRATLQHPPKPKSNVVAAQYQQRVPTALYTCSQCSSSSNGVSTSATSSVSNVRSEVPAGNSSQHSTIIVHSASTSPLACQSSYNLLSPADSCRDRTDYVNSAFTEDETISHHTHTEKLLRHISLTEASMGVKRPPPYQWDPVVNEEIWVPQERTAQNSMPNPHKPLLPPPPLMLSQTQHLDITRVPFVSPKSPASPTATFQVSYGLPYPGSYSIPPVQTVQTPYSPKEALAPTQFTQQEPTVVLQPGYPSNLSCCPLPPMYPGSSTCASLQLPQIALHPWNSYNACPPMQGTQGTVPPKPHLAVEKPFMPPPPAEPQSQVGTEVMVETADNFQEVLSLTESPIPQRADKLVKKNRKRLDSRAEEGNVQAITEGKVKKEARTLSDFNSLISSPRLGREKKKVKNQKDQLKVKKLNKTNEFQDSSESEPELFISGDELMNQSQSGKKGWKTKRNLRTASELDEFRCRKANEKEDGRLGNQGFVYVMANKQPLWNEATQVYQLDFGGRVTQESAKNFQIELEGRQVMQFGRIDGNAYILDFQYPFSAVQAFAVALANVTQRLK
- the LOC115088411 gene encoding tubby-related protein 4-like isoform X2; this encodes MSICWGHRDSRLFLASGPALYVVRVEHRISSLQLLCQHTIASCLRDDREIGKLTMPPRLCSYLTTAFIATIKPPIPDPNNMRDFVSYPTAGNEGLHCTMKRTEDDPEVGGPCYTLYLEYLGGLVPILKGRRISKLRPEFVIMDPKTDGKTDEIYGSSLISTVIDSCNCSDSSDIELSDDWAAKKSPKLTRASKSPKLPRINIEARKSPKLSRAAQDITRSPRLPIRKTSIGSPSLTRREFPLEDITQQNYLAQVTSNIWGTKFKIVGLAAFLPANLGAVIYKTSLLHLQPRQMTIYLPEVRKISMDYINLPVFNPNVFSEDEDDLPGASGVPDNNPPCTVNIPIAPIHSSAQAMSPTQSMGLVQSLLATQNVQLDVLTNQSVPGGPTDHAGDSAMQFPVPSRYSNPGQVIFGGVEMGRVIQAPPLLSHQPQSAAQMPVLDHLERDHEQLQKTKTLRQVQQFAEGDAVVFGAAPDIQMSKMNPPPPYPGTIPAPPTSAPPPPPLPQPPLDLCLKKGDFTLFSVGHYQTPLGYERITTFDSSGNVEEVCRPRTQAVRAQKKYTLPGPGSSATLRVSGTEKKIQQPCTSATLNRLTIPRYSIPTGDPPPYPEIANNLSQVRGAAQRLDSSIIHATLRRNSREAALKMAQLMDNQRATLQHPPKPKSNVVAAQYQQRVPTALYTCSQCSSSSNGVSTSATSSVSNVRSEVPAGNSSQHSTIIVHSASTSPLACQSSYNLLSPADSCRDRTDYVNSAFTEDETISHHTHTEKLLRHISLTEASMGVKRPPPYQWDPVVNEEIWVPQERTAQNSMPNPHKPLLPPPPLMLSQTQHLDITRVPFVSPKSPASPTATFQVSYGLPYPGSYSIPPVQTVQTPYSPKEALAPTQFTQQEPTVVLQPGYPSNLSCCPLPPMYPGSSTCASLQLPQIALHPWNSYNACPPMQGTQGTVPPKPHLAVEKPFMPPPPAEPQSQVGTEVMVETADNFQEVLSLTESPIPQRADKLVKKNRKRLDSRAEEGNVQAITEGKVKKEARTLSDFNSLISSPRLGREKKKVKNQKDQLKVKKLNKTNEFQDSSESEPELFISGDELMNQSQSGKKGWKTKRNLRTASELDEFRCRKANEKEDGRLGNQGFVYVMANKQPLWNEATQVYQLDFGGRVTQESAKNFQIELEGRQVMQFGRIDGNAYILDFQYPFSAVQAFAVALANVTQRLK